Within Candidatus Dojkabacteria bacterium, the genomic segment GGAGCTACTACGTGAAAAAGGACCACGTTCCGATGAGAACCTGTATCGTTACGCGCGAGAAGGCTCCGAAAAGTGAGTTGATGCGGATTGTGGATAATGGTACGGTAATGCTCGACACAACCGGAAAGGTGCGCGGCCGAGGTGCAAGTATGAAGAAAGACATCGATGTTTTTAACCTTGCGCTCGACAAAAACCATCTGGAGCGGGCTTTTAAGAGGAAGATCCACAAAGAAGAGAAAGAGAATCTGCGTGTAGAAGTTGAGAAATATCTGAGCAGGGAGAAACTACAGCCGGTTGAGGGGAAGCTGTCGGTAAGGGTGCAAGGGGAAAAAGTTAAGTTGAACTAAGACAGCAGTGGCCAAAGCAAAGAAAACAGCAGAAGTTAAAGAAGTTCGAATC encodes:
- a CDS encoding YlxR family protein, coding for MKKDHVPMRTCIVTREKAPKSELMRIVDNGTVMLDTTGKVRGRGASMKKDIDVFNLALDKNHLERAFKRKIHKEEKENLRVEVEKYLSREKLQPVEGKLSVRVQGEKVKLN